Proteins encoded within one genomic window of Entelurus aequoreus isolate RoL-2023_Sb linkage group LG26, RoL_Eaeq_v1.1, whole genome shotgun sequence:
- the LOC133643236 gene encoding cysteine and glycine-rich protein 1-like: MPLGGGNKCGCCQKTVYFAEEVQCEGQSWHKSCFRCMVCKKNLDSTTVAVHVDQIYCKSCYGKKYGPKGYGYGGGAGTLNMDTGERLGIQHEAESPHRPTNNPNTSKFAMKASSSDACPRCEKTVYAAEKVIGAGKSWHKGCFRCANCGKGLESTTLADRDGDIYCKGCYAKNFGPKGFGFGQGAGALAHSQ; encoded by the exons ATGCCACTCGGAGGAGGCAACAAGTGCGGCTGCTGCCAGAAAACGGTGTACTTTGCAGAAGAAGTGCAGTGTGAAGGACAGAGCTGGCACAAATCCTGCTTTCGCTGCA TGGTGTGCAAGAAGAACCTGGACAGCACCACAGTGGCTGTGCACGTGGACCAGATCTACTGCAAGTCCTGCTACGGCAAGAAGTACGGGCCCAAAGGCTACGGCTACGGAGGAGGAGCAGGAACCCTCAACATGGACACGGGAGAGAGACTGGGAATCCAACATGAAGC AGAATCTCCACACCGTCCTACCAATAACCCCAACACTTCCAAGTTTGCCATGAAAGCCAGCAGCTCTGACGCGTGCCCACGATGCGAAAAAACCGTGTATGCGGCCGAGAAGGTCATTGGTGCCGGCAAA TCGTGGCACAAAGGTTGCTTCCGTTGTGCCAACTGCGGAAAAGGACTGGAGTCTACCACGCTGGCTGACAGGGATGGTGACATCTACTGTAAAG GTTGCTATGCCAAGAACTTTGGTCCCAAAGGGTTTGGTTTTGGTCAAGGTGCCGGAGCCCTGGCTCACTCCCAGTAA